TTTTGGTGTTCGTATTGGCAAGGATTCAGACTGGTCAAGCAACAAACAATTGTTCCAATGTGTTCAGTTCATTGGAGGGGATGGTGGGGATGTTGGGTTTCACATGTTTCGGAGTGAGAATGATGCTAAGAGGATGACAGGGCCAAGAGAGACAATCCGGATTCCAAATGTTGAGCTTTTGAGAGTGACATATGAATCGGAGTCGTTGATGTTTCCTTCTTATCGGAGAATGATCAAGTCTTTGTCGTTGGAAGTTTCGGGGAGTGACAGATTTCCTGTAATTGATGTTGCTCGTTGCACATCTTCGGGTGAGCTTGTGTTTCGGAATCCAACTCTTGAAGAGCTTAGGTTTCTGTATGCATTCATGAGAGCCATATCTCTAGTGCACCCCCTGCTTCAGGTAGATAATGAAGGTGGCTCAAAGTGGTCAAGGTTGATCTGTTTCGATCCATTTATTGAGACAGTGGATGTTCAGTGGCCTCAAGAAATGGTCAAAGGTTACGACCTTGTTGCAGTTACTGTTACACATCCACCAGGTCAGGCTTATGTGGAAAAGACAAGCTCAACACCTACCAAGTACGCAGAACCCCCGAAGGAAGAGTTCTTTGTTGATgtcaaaataacctcaaatggTGGCTTGAAACAATGTGCAAGGTGTGAGAGAGAAGTTCAAGGAGAACAGTCTCTTTGCTGTGGGCGGTGTCGAGCAGTGGTCTACTGTGGTTCTCAATGTCAGAAGCAGCACTGGAAAGAAACACATAAAAGCATGTGTGGGGTTTACAAGGCTATGatggaaagagaagaagaactgGCAATGAAAATTTTTGTGTTCCCCTGCTTTGCTGACCAGCCTTGCAAATGGCTTGAATTGTTTGGAATCCATCAGAAAGGCATGTGGAGGAGAAACTGTAGTTGCTATTCTCACTGTCCATTTGGTCTCCTTCCTATTAAAGGCGGGTTGTGGGATTCGTGGGGTGGGCTAGACAATGGAGAATTCCCTAGTGATTCACCATTTCACGATCATATAAGAGATGGGATCTCAAGCCCACTCCTGCTTTCTGCTTGGTCAGAGTATTATAACCTGCGGTCATTGCCATTGTCAAGCCCTGTAGCTGACATTCTTTCCCACCCATTGACAGTCTACTACATTTTAACAGCCCTCAGTATCAGTTCAAAGAACCTTTTACTTAAAGGGAAGGAGGTTATTATTCATTACCTTGGACCTGAAGGAGAGTTGGATTGGATGCCAGCCTTTGCCGAAATAGGTCATTTGCTGAACGGATGGGGCAATATGCAAATAGTGATGGTGGGACCTGAAGTTCCAACCAATCTGTCAGGTACAACTTCAGGAATAAGTAGCAGAGTGAGGGTGAATCTTGTGAGGGGTGTTTATCAGGATGAAGCCGCCTATTTGCCATCTCCCCACATTATAATTGCACTCAACTGTAGATTGGATAGCTATGCAAGCTGGGGAGGAGCTCTTGATTTGATCAAATCCATCGACGCTCCAGCCTTCTTCACGGATCAGTCTGAAATTTCATTGGCAAATGCCAAGCAGATTCTTCGTGGTGCTGGATTGCATATCACTCATCCGGTGACACCAAATCCATTTCGCTCTCCTGTGAGGACTAATGGAGCATCTAGCAATCTCCCTTCGTATAGCAACGGTTTTGTGCTTGGGGTAAATACATGATTTTAAAATATGGAATCATAATTAAGCTTTCCTACCATAATTAAGCTTTCTTGGTGATGGCTTCAGTTCATGGTGATTCTCAATGAGATATTATTATAAAGCAGATTTTCTTTCAAgtgtttttttaacttttactGGTTCTACTGCAAGTAAGCTTTcttttatcatttctttttATGATTTACCTTCACTCTCATGAAGCCACACTGTGGTGTTGTCTGTAGGAAAATGTTGCTTGTTTTGTACTCAATATATAAAAAGCTTTGTTTAGTGAGCCAATGTGACCGTTCTCGGATCTGATAAATTTTGTGCTGAAATATCATCTTCGCTTGCAGAGATGAAATTTTCTTGTTACATTTTCTGACTATGCAATTAACCATCAACTCTTTTAATGAGCATCATTTCCTCTAATGGCACTTGACCCTATCTTGCTACAAAGACCAGAGGAACACAATAACAAGCAAAGATGAAGAGTTGGTAACTTCAATAATTCTCCACACCACCTCTAGTTTGTAGAACTTCTATGGACATACCAGCCATCAAACTTGCAGAGATATGCACATTAcagaaaccctaacaaccaTTGTCAGTCTTTGCTCCAAGATAAACGCCTTGTCATCCCACTGAACGTGTGAATTCAGTGGCAatccaggaaaaaaagaaaaaaacaacccCAAGTCCCTAACACTAATTTCTCCCCCTAAATAGTGAGTGCAATTAATTAAGAGCTGCCAGTTGCAAGTTGCAGGAGTTCAACAGCCGCTCTTAATCTTCTCTCAGTATTGTCTCTTGCAGCTACACCTCTAGCTTTCCTGATAAGGTAGTGTCATAGTGATTTTAGTCATGCTAGTTATGATTATAATATGTAAATCACCAAAGCTCTTACTGGATTCAAACCAAGTGCAACAGCAAAAACTGAACAATGCATAGAACCAAAATCTGACCTCTTTTCAATGTTTGCTTTCCTCGTTAATTCATCAACAAGACTATGAAGCCTTTTCAACAGAGATGGAGACTTGCGCAAAGCTTCAACCCCTTTGTGATTTGAACATATCTTCTTCAGAATCTCATGAGCAATGAAATATGCATCCTTATTCCTGAAAGATGGAACGGAACATTCTTAACGTAATTCTCAACGCGAAATtaaggaaaaaggaagaaaacgaAAAAACAAGGAACCTGAGAAACTCCCAAAGAATTATTTCTACCGATCCCCGACTGTCAATTAGAACTTCAGTCAGATGAGTAAACCGGGCAAGGTTTCTTAGAGTTGAAAGGGCATGCTTGAGAACTTCCTGGTCAGGTATACTTCGACTTACTGACCGAATAAGCTTCAGTAAAGTCTCAACTGCCCCTGCAGCCACGAGCTCCTCACAGCACTTCTCTGAATACCCTGTCGTCATGTCTGCAAGGGAAACCTTGTGATGAGTATATGCACGCAAAACCTATATTTTAGGATATCGTTGTTCAATAATAAAACAGAAGTATCCATGAGAGAAATTATGGATCATTCAGGGGCATAACATTTTTCCACAGGGTTACTCAATTAGACCCTAAGTACATTGTGGGATGGGAATTTTCTCAAGAAAGCCCGTGTGGGCATTGTGAAGAACAAATTTAAGGTAGACAAATCAAAAGTTAATAGAGCATCATGTTCCAGAAAGTGAACCCCATAACAATTATTCTTACCCAAAGTTGTACAAATGTGAAGAACGCCACTGACGCTTTTTATGCTCTGTAGTTCCTTAAGTGCATGGATGAGCCTGTTAATTATGCGCATGCTGTCATCAACATTTATAGCAGACTTTTGCACTCTCAAGCGCAAATCCAGTAGATGCCTGCTTGATTCCTTTCGTGCCAAGTAACCCCTCCAATATGACTGTcagaattttcaaaacttaGAAAACAGCAAATATTATGCAAAAGCACTAAAAGGTAGAGAAGGATTAAAATGGTGAAATAAGCTTAGATCCAGATGATAATGTGTTCACAGTCCCCCCTCAGCAATTATCCAACTAGTGACTATGATTTTCCTATGCTTTAACTGAACTTTCGACCACAAATGGGAATCGCAAAAGTCCATCACTTTCAATCTTCTTATTTGTAAGTGTTAACAGAGGTGTACCAGTGTTTCTAGTGCACCTAGGAAGACACAAACTCTGGCCGTGACACAATTTTGCAATATTCCAGCAAGGCCTCAGTTAGATATTCTATAGAGTATAGGCAGCGCTTCTCACAATCACATTCAACAAACATCAATTTTTTTCGTAAAGTGCTACTAACCATTAACCATAAGATAAAATTTGATCATTGTAAGTGGCAGCAGACATGTGTCTGATCCCAACATTCCATATCTTACTACAATAATAAAAACTAGTTAGAGATAGCAGACATCTTACTTGGATGATAACAACATGGAGCCTTCTTCGGTTGAACTTTTGCCTGGTAATCCAACCTCGAAAATGAGACTGAATAATAACAGCCGACTGCAGTTTAAGCAACAAAACAGCTTTCATTCGGTTGAAGTTTTGCCTGCTAATCCAACCTCGAAAATGAGACTGAATAATAACAGCCGACTGCAGTTTAAGCAACAAAATAGCTTTcctttggttgaacttttgcctGGTTATCCAACCTCGAAAATGAGACTGAATAATAACAGCTGACTGCAGTTTAAGCAACAAAACAGCTTTCCACCACCTTTGAAGTTTTAAAACTGAACATAGTACTGCTTTTATTGCAGAACTCTGATAGAAAACTCTGCTTTTATTGTACTGGAGCTTACGATGAGAAGGGGTAGCCACCCAAAAAGAAGAAGCCCCTACATCAAACAAGAAAAGGACATATAGCTTTCAAACTTTCTGGGAAAAAACGGATATAGATATCTATAATTTTAGGAATGCATaactcaaattgcaaaaaaaaaaaaaaaaaaaaaacacttgggGTGAGAACAtgacaaaaaaacaaacaagcacTAAAAAATTATGACTACCTAAGAGCCTCTTTCGAGTAATATGCCCCCTCACAAACTGCTGAATTCTAATGGCAGCTTGTTGGTGAGATCGAAATATCTGCCAGCACCTAAGGCGTCGAATGTTGCTTTGAATCTTTATTGCAGCTTCTCTTTGCAATAAAAACTCTCTCCTTATCAACCGGCTACGCCAGCATCTCTGAAGTCATTTGAATAAAGTACAAAATTAAAAGATTACAGGTGAAACGAAAGAAGTAAAAGTGAGTACTAACGGATGCAAAAACTACAACATCTTCATAAAGTAGCTACAACCAGTAATAACTCAAAACGAATAAATAAGCCATTATTCAAATTAGTCATGCAATGTAAGATAACCAGAATAATATGGCATTGTGCTACAATTCCTATCTCCTAAAATGCTTTTACTTTTCACAACCAACATTCTAGATAAAGTCATGTAATGGAGTTTGGTTCGGTAACAAAAGGAagaaaccatttaaattttgtgCAAGTCTGTATCCAGATAACCAGATTGAAATTGCAAGGATTAAAGGATGAAAACAAGTAAATATGTCAATCAGAAAAGTAAAATTTTACTTGAATTATAGAAACGAGATACATATTTCTCTGAGCAACCCTCCGTGCACTCCATCCACGTATGTGGGACTGAATAACGATGACTGAGTTGCTTGCATTTTTGTGTAGTTGGTAAGCCCTCCAACATCTAAAGCCTCTAAAAGCGCTTTGAATTTTGACTATGGAAAACTCTCGAGTAAGAAATCTCCTTCTCCACAGCCAACCCcgaaaatgactttgaattttagTTGCTGCGTGCTGATAGTTAAGAGACTTGTGGTCAATGTGATTTTTCCAAAGATACATATTTCTCCGAGCATCCCTCCGTGCACTCCATCCACGTATGTGGGACTGAATAACAACGACTGAGTTGcttgcatttttgtgttgttGGTAAGCCCTCCAACCTCTTAAGCCTCGAAAAGCACTTTGAATTTTGACTATGGAAAACTCTCGGCCTTGGGTAAGAAATCTCCTTCTCCACAGCCAGCCCcgaaaatgactttgaattttagTTGCTGCAAGGTGCCGATAGTTAAGAGACTTGTGGTAAATGTGATACTTCCAAAAATTCTGAATTTTAACTGCTGCTCCAATCTCAAGATCACTTGGAACCTTTGGTTGGCGCATAAGTGAAACTTGCTCTACCCGAGAGGCCACCCCAACATGTATAGACCTTGATGCCAGACCATGAATATATTTCTGAGTAGCATTGCCAGCATTAACTGGGTCAGCAGAAGATACATTGTAGGTTATAGTACTTCTGGCCCCATGTGTTCGGGATATCCAAATCCTAGCTGCTCTCTGGATTACCAACACCGATCTTTTTAACTCAACAAAAGAACGTCTGTCCACAATGTATTGGACATATCTTCCAAATGTTTCTGGAAATTTCCCCCTTTCTGCATGGGCAATGAAACAGTCAGACAGACGAGCCAAATCAGTGACCTGTTAAATTTGCACAAAAGGCTTATAAAGTTATAATTGAACTACTGGAGAAGAAAAGTACCACATGAAAACTCCTGAACACTAAAGGCTCTGATCTTGTTACAGAAGGCTTTCTGCTTCACCATTAAACATGCCCGGAAAACAGTTTGAAGATAATAAACTGCACTCATTGTCTTCAAAAACTTCCGACGTACTGTTAATTGCCTAAACATCGACTGTATGGTTTTTGCTGCATTTTCTGGAAGCATTTTGCCATGATTTCTAGGTTAGGAAAAGGTTATTGACCAGAATATTGTCAACAAATGATTAAGCAAGAAAAGAACATAAGTTCACAAGTCTTTAACACGAAGATTCCAAGCCATGGAAATAAATGAGCCAGCTAAGAATAAATACTTGAGTGGCAACACAAGAGTAACCCCACTCCAAAAACCCAGCCCCTGCCTAACTTACGATTACGCCAAATTAATAGAACAAACCAATTCCACTGACTTGCTCATAGATAATCTATAAGCACAAGATGATTCCATTAGTAGATGATATGTCATATTATATTAATAAACCGATAATTGCAACAACTATAAAAATCTAGACATGAAGGATCTTCGATAGTATCGACAAAAGCAATAACCTCTTTGAATTATGTCAGCTACACTTTTTCTGTTTGAGGACTGCAAAACAGAAACAGCAGGTTTTACAACACATTTGTAGTTCTGGTCAGCCATATCTTGCCACCAAGCCTGAATTGCTTTAAACCTTCTAGCAGCATCTGTCAATGGAGatcagaaaggaaaaaaattgacaaCTCAAGCTTTTTTCCAACTTATAAAAGCAATTATCACACGTCCATTTCCCAATGACTTTTGATTATAAATGTGAACTCAAATAACAAAACCCAGCTCTTGAGATGATAAAAACAGAAAAGTTTTGCAGCAATATAGTAGAGGTTGACCAATAAtctgtttcaagtttcaactgaAACTTTACTGATGCCATAGCTCGGAAAGTAGAATATAAATTTATCTGATTACTTTAACCTTTAGCATTTTAATAAGAGGTTTCCACTTAGAGAAATGAACCTATGCCCTTTGAGGAATTTCAACTACATGTGAAGCTGAAATATAGGTTTGGCCAAAACACGATAACTTAAGAACTGACACTAAAAGACAATGAGAACCTTCACTGCTGAACCCATCTGTATTTTCTTGCTCTACTCTTGGTTCAGAATTCACAAACCACCTTCCAGTGCTTAAATGTTTCCTACTATCTGGACTTTGACAATCACAGCCCAGCAATTTGTGAAAATTCAGCTGCTCCTGGGAGATATTAAAGTTTTTGAGAAAACTTCTTAACAATGACCAAACCATTTATGAACTAGCATGGTGCTTTTAACTTCTTCGTTCTTTCTTTGGACAAGtgataaatatattaaaacGAACAAAGAAGAAGGAATATCAGCATTACCACACTTTTCTTTACAATCAGTTGGGATGCAAGGAACACCAAAAGAAGTACAATACTCCGATCACTGACAGCACCATTATGTTCAAGTAAGTCACTGATTTGCATAACCTGTAAGAAAACTCTGATCATTGCATAACATTTTACCTCATTGTGCTAAATACTGTAAATTGACGCACTCAAAACATATTTATGTTTGTCTATACAGTTATGAATGATCTTTTATTCAGCTAACCAGTATGCCCAACCTAATAGCATCCTAATGTTAAGGTTTGCTTTCAGAACTGTCCTTCCCAAGGGGAGAAcaaatcttttttatttaatgcatttcCATTTAAGGCATAATATGCCTCGAAGTAAAATTCAAGGATCTATTATTGGTAGCATCTCAAGCTTAACAGTAAGCATAGACATCAACAAGCCTTTACCTCTGGGAAATTGCCTGACAATGAAGCCAGTTTCTGTGATAACATATAATTGTGTACTGCATCTGTATAATCAGCATCCGACATAATGGATTTTTCACCTTTCATATCATAAGTATCCTATGGACAAATATAAACAGTATGAGTCAAGGGAAGAAGGATGCGCAGAAGTAAAATACTAGCAAAATGGGAAGGGAAAGAAGAATATTTAACCTTAAGAGAACAGGAACAAAAGAGTTCCTTACGGAAGTAAAAGTCAAGCAAGCACCATATGGCCTTTCCATCAACTAACGAAGAAAAGTTGTCAATTTTGAAATCGTATTTTTCACAAATGGCCTGCAAAAGCAATGAAGCACAGTGgcttatgtaaatatatatgtcCGAAAATCAATACGATGATGACACATGAGATCCAACAAATggatttaaaaaagaaagagaaagcacTGAAGGCATACTAAAAAAACATCACGCACAAAGATGCACATGAAGTGTACAAAATGGTAAGCATTGAGTGACTCATAATTTCCTCAATAACATGTAAACCTCAGGAACATATGACATTATGACCAGTAATATGATAGCCCTTGATTGTCAAAGCAAAAGGAGAAAACGAAAAGGATTTCAAAGACAATACACGAAAATACAACAAAACTTTAGAAGTAGAGCAAATACCCTGATCCAGTTCAAAAGCATGTCTAAAGAGGTAGAACTGCTGCTATCCAAAGGATCCTATGCAACACAAAAGGATAAAAAAATACCTCAAATGCAACTGCAGCtctgaaaataatatataaacaaaCGGAAAAGGCAAGAAATAACACCAAAAAATAGATAAATCTCACCATCCTCCTTTTGATTAGAGGCCGAATTTTTCTACGACTTAAGAGGTAGAATTATATCACCTAGTCGAATGTATATCATACATAATGTATTGAATTTGACATAATAAGTGAGACGAATCACATGTCTTTGAAAACATACCACATTAAATccttgaattttcaaaatttccTCGGCTAAGATTGTCTTGTTGATCAGAAGTGGCAGCTGTAGGTTCAATGAAAAGTAAAAGCATACGTAATAGCATCAGTGGAATGAACAGAAACAGTCAGTTAGTCAGTCATGAATCATACAATACTAAGGGCATGAAATATGGATTAAAGATAAGAAACCAACTCACCTGCAAGTGAACAAAAACATTCCAAAGCAAGGATAATGTGAGCTCCTTGTCTCCATTGACAATATCCTCTGCCATAATCATTACTCCATCCTCATCAAATATTGTAGCACCAACCTGCTTTAAACATTGAAGTGCAATTCCACAATTTGCCAAATTCTTCTTACGAGAATCCGAGGGAACCACCAGTTTCTGCTCAATCATACAACAATATACAATCTCAAACTGACTTCTAAAATCTTCTAAAGTGAAGAACACCACTAATCacattattattaaaaataaatgaacttAAAACCTAACTGGAAAAATAGACTGATCATGTAGCAAGAGTTGAATGGCTCTACAAAGCCGTATGCCATCTTGGAGATCAACAAATAAATCTGTCACTGTGAAGTCATACTCGACAAGGGGGCACTGAACCATATGAATATGATGTTAAATTAGTACGTTATTTAGATTACTGCGCCTATAGTATATATTGATCACACCTCATTATGAAAGCATGTATACCAATAATCACAATACCTATGTTGAACCACATACCTGTTCATGGGATACTTCATACCCTATGATCACTAGATGTGCAAGAAGATTACCTTCTCCATGCATTACGTCTGAAGATAAAAGGTCTGTTACCCATCAAATATGAAATGTTAATTTGCTGTTAAAAGAGGAGTACGGTTGTGAAATATTTGTTACAACACTGCAAAAAGGAATGAGCAAACAATTACCGTGAATCACTTGACAACTTGATTTAATACCAGATTGCAATGTAAATAGAAGAGGCGAACCCCCATCCACTCCATCAATTCCGAACTTGACAGGAAGACTGCTCTGGCATTTAGCTCTATCAAGTGTGAGAACCAGCATCAGAATCCTCTTCAATATGATATCCCCCAAAATTTCGTAGTAACCTGGTCTATATAGACCCTCAACCTTTTTGTTATAGGCATAAGCTTTTGCCAGTCCTGAATGTGAGAAAAGCTGCCTTTCGATTATCATTTTCAAGAATGTAATAGCTTCATCAGATTTATCATCTCCATCAATCAACAAGGACGCACCACCAAAGATTATATACAACCCTATCCGGAGCCATATAGGATTATAAGACATGAGGATCTTAGTGGCTTTCTCCTTCATTCCAAAGTCTGTTACAATGGGGCAATGTGACTTCATTTTCAACCTTCCCTCATCAATGTTCTGAGTCAAAAATGGAAATAGTGATTATTAACATTAGGAAACACAATTATTTATCATTCAATACAAATTGTGATTTGGATTTGATCATCCTGAGATACTACACAATAATAACATATAAGTAAAAATAGCCTGAAAATGCTACCACAAGCTCTCCCAAATGATCAAATTCATTTTAAAATGTCAGGACATTAACTAGAATAGTTTGACACCATCTCCTCCAAAACATAGAGAAAATATTTGCATCaaagttcaaaataaaaatcatataaTCAAGCTTTCTAAAGCTGCTTTATATTAAGAACAATATGTGAAATCAAGCACTCTAGCATGACATCCTACAtgactacaaaaaaaaaaaaaaaagaggatcaTATGTTAATCAAACCTTAGCCACACGAGTCATCACATCAAGAATCTCCTTGCAACTACGTAAGCTCAAATAGACTTGCATTCGCTCTGTCAAATCATCGAAACTGCATACGTCCTTCAgtgaattcttcaatggcaagTATATCGAATTCGAAAACCCCTCCCTACTCCCTGCATCATCTCCCCGCCATGTCAAATCCCTCTGCCGCTTCGGGTTCCGCCATGCCACATCAACTCCAACCTCTAACTCACCTCCGAGCCCACCTTCCCTCTTCCCCTTACCCACATTGCGATCACAATCTACCGTCAAATCACACCCACAAGACCTTGGATTTTCTAACAGAAAATTAAGCCAGACGGTGAGGGACTTGGAGAGAGACTTAAGCGACTGTTCCTTTACGATTTGAGCCTTGCGTGAAGACTTGGACTGCTCGAGCTCGAAGGCCTTGATCCTCCGGGCAGCAGCAGTCTTGTGCCGGGATGAGGAAGGAGCAAGAGAGGGTCGACCTCGTCTAAAAGAAGAAGACGTAGACCGCGGTGTTTGTTTGGATGCAGTGAAAAATTGAGAGGACGGGGAGGTAAGTTTGGATGCTTGGGAGGGGCGTTTAGGGgttttgaaatttgatatatCTTTCAGAAGCGAAGCGGAAGAAGAACACGGTAGGTAAGGTGACGGTGAGGGGCACGGGTGGTGGTTGACGTCCATAACGTCGTCGTTTCTAGCAGAAGAGTGTTCGGAGAATTTTGTCTGCGAGAGAACGAGATGGAGACGatggtttttgaaatttgaaatttgaaatgttgGTTGAAGGGAGGAAAGCGGTAACGTTCCGATGGGGGGCGTGCTAGGCACGTGAGGGAGTTCTCCGGAAGCTCgtgttttgaaatttgaaaataaaatgtttGGGCTGATTTTTCGGCCCAATGGACCACATCCATGAAAAGGACGGGATGCATTTCATCCATTTGGGCTATCTGGATTTTTCGTTTGAGCTCAGCTCATCCCTGATGTAACCTTGGGCCTTATTTCTATTTGGGCTGGACCAAAATCTCGAACCCCATCAACCATCGTTTATCGTTTTATATGTAAAACCCTAACACTCGCTCTGTCTCTCTGAACTAAAAAATTCGCACTCATTTCAATCTCTCTGTGTTTCACTAATGGCTATGTTCTCTCGATTGCGCGTAAACTTTCTTCATCGCCGCAAATTCTCCACAATTCTAGCCCCCGATTCCTCAACTCCACTCTCCTCCAAGCAGAAGTCACGCGCCGCTTTAACCCTTCTCAAATCCGAGTCTAACCCGGACCGAATCATAGAGATCTGCCGCGCCGCCTCACTTACCCCAGAGTCTCACCTGGACCGCGTTGCCTTCTCGATCGCGGTCTCCAAGCTATCCGAGTCTAACCGTTTCGACGCCATCCGCAGCTTCCTTGATGAGCTCAAGACCCGGCCCGATTTGAAGACCGAGCGCTTCGCAGCTCACTCAATCGTGCTTTATGGCCAGGCCAAAATGCTCGACCACGCCATCCGGACCTTCAAGGAATATCACGAGCTTGGTTCTTCCCGTCCTTCAGTCAAGATGTTGAATGCGTTGCTCTTCTCATGCGTGGTATCAAAGGATTACAAAGAGGTGAACCGGATTTTCGTCGAGTTCCCTAAAACTTATGGGGTCGCCCCTAATTTGGAGACGTATAATACAGTGATCAAGGCGTTCTGCGAGTCGGGTTCTGCAAGCTCGGTCTATTCAGTACTGGCAGAGATGGGTAGGAAGAAAGTGACCCCAAATGCGGCGACTTTTGGGATTATTCTAGCTGGATTTTATAGAGAGGAGAAGATTGATGATGTCCGGCAAATGTTGGAGATGATGAAGGAGAAGTATGGGATACACGCGGGGGTTGGTACCTATAACGTTAGAATCCACAGTCTATGTAAGCTGAAGAAGACTGGTGAAGCAAAGGCTTTGCTTGATGAGATGTTGTCCAGGGATATGAAGCCGAACTCCGTAACATATCATCATTTGATTCATGGGTTTTGCAGGGGAGGTGATTTGGAGACAGCCAAGAAGCTGTTTAAGGAAATGGCTGACAAGGGTTGCAAACCAGATAGTGAATGCTATTTTACCCTGGTTCACTATATGTGCCAAGATAAAGATTATGAGTCGGCTCTGAAATGTTGTAAAGAGAGCATTGAGAAGAATTGGGTGCCTAATTTTACGACAATGAAGTTGCTTGTAAATGGGCTTGCCAGCAGTTCCAAAGTGGAAGAAGCTCGGGAGCTTGTAGGGCAAATGAAGGAGAAGTTCCCAAAGACCTCAGAAATGTGGAATGAAATTGAAGCTGGTTTGCCGCAGTAGGAAGGATTACTTGGTATGCAATTTTGTGAAATTCAATATTTAGTCTGTTCTTTTTTGTTGGGCAAGCATTTGAATGCTGATGGGATTTGTTGAAATTTCTTAGCCTTGCACGCACCTCTGCTATTTGGCAGATGTTCATATGTTCCGGTCATGAATTCCATCTAATAACAGTGTACTAATCATATAAGCTGCAGGACCTCTGGGACCTATGTTGTATATGGGCGCCAATATACAATTGTTTGCCATCTTCTACTCTCTCAATTTGCAGTAAATTTGAATGCTTTATCACACAAACAGATAAACTTAAAAGCTAAAACTAGGGTTTCCTAGCAATCGAGGCAGATCTCTGCCGCAGGTATATTGAATAAGATTTGACATGAAGCGTTGAAAGGGCTGGGCTCAAACAAGCCCGGCCCACCATAACACTTAACCAAATAATCAACCCAATTAGGCCCCAA
This genomic window from Tripterygium wilfordii isolate XIE 37 chromosome 9, ASM1340144v1, whole genome shotgun sequence contains:
- the LOC120006155 gene encoding zinc finger MYND domain-containing protein 15, which encodes MDVHLKNLFGRFHEQFGCGPGLGPGSGTCLMKVDSIAPNFIKSMYRAAAALYRTDPWKKLRPGHLFGVRIGKDSDWSSNKQLFQCVQFIGGDGGDVGFHMFRSENDAKRMTGPRETIRIPNVELLRVTYESESLMFPSYRRMIKSLSLEVSGSDRFPVIDVARCTSSGELVFRNPTLEELRFLYAFMRAISLVHPLLQVDNEGGSKWSRLICFDPFIETVDVQWPQEMVKGYDLVAVTVTHPPGQAYVEKTSSTPTKYAEPPKEEFFVDVKITSNGGLKQCARCEREVQGEQSLCCGRCRAVVYCGSQCQKQHWKETHKSMCGVYKAMMEREEELAMKIFVFPCFADQPCKWLELFGIHQKGMWRRNCSCYSHCPFGLLPIKGGLWDSWGGLDNGEFPSDSPFHDHIRDGISSPLLLSAWSEYYNLRSLPLSSPVADILSHPLTVYYILTALSISSKNLLLKGKEVIIHYLGPEGELDWMPAFAEIGHLLNGWGNMQIVMVGPEVPTNLSGTTSGISSRVRVNLVRGVYQDEAAYLPSPHIIIALNCRLDSYASWGGALDLIKSIDAPAFFTDQSEISLANAKQILRGAGLHITHPVTPNPFRSPVRTNGASSNLPSYSNGFVLGVNT